In Nonomuraea sp. NBC_00507, the following are encoded in one genomic region:
- a CDS encoding protein kinase family protein — MMDMRLTTHRDVSTAMARYDDRQLAELLEREAVHLGTGIGGTSARLEVSGTSVFVKRVPLTEPELRHPHSTANLFGLPPFCQYGIGSPGFGAWRELAAHTMTTEWVLTGRFPGFPLLYHWRVLPNAEPAPLYGELADIDRAVTFWEGAPGVRRRLEALAGAPASLTLFLEYFPYNLHQWLGERVRAGDADRACALADKGLREVVSFMNAGGLLHFDAHFENVLTDGRRFYLTDFGQAVSTRFDLSEEEQVFYRRHLTFDRTYTLTFLVNWLAGAFHGADWQGRRELVRGWATGERPAVVPGGVAALLSRHSPLATVLNDFYHDLQSESRKTPYPLEEIRQVAGRHALPLE; from the coding sequence ATGATGGACATGCGGCTGACCACCCACCGTGACGTTTCCACGGCCATGGCCCGCTACGACGACCGGCAACTGGCCGAGTTACTGGAGCGCGAGGCCGTGCACCTCGGCACCGGCATCGGCGGGACGTCCGCGCGGCTCGAGGTCAGCGGCACCTCGGTCTTCGTCAAACGCGTGCCCCTCACCGAGCCCGAACTGCGCCACCCGCACTCGACGGCCAACCTGTTCGGGCTGCCGCCTTTCTGCCAGTACGGCATCGGCTCGCCCGGCTTCGGCGCCTGGCGCGAGCTGGCCGCGCACACGATGACCACCGAGTGGGTGCTGACCGGCCGGTTCCCCGGCTTCCCGCTGCTGTATCACTGGCGGGTGCTGCCCAACGCCGAGCCCGCCCCCCTGTACGGAGAGCTGGCCGACATCGATCGGGCGGTCACTTTCTGGGAGGGCGCGCCCGGCGTGCGCCGCCGCCTCGAGGCGCTGGCAGGGGCTCCGGCCAGCCTGACGCTCTTCCTGGAGTACTTTCCATACAACCTGCACCAGTGGCTGGGCGAGCGGGTGCGCGCGGGCGACGCCGACCGCGCCTGCGCCCTGGCGGACAAGGGGCTGCGTGAGGTCGTGTCCTTCATGAACGCGGGCGGCCTCCTGCACTTCGACGCGCATTTCGAGAATGTCCTCACCGACGGGCGCCGCTTCTACCTGACCGATTTCGGGCAGGCCGTGTCGACCCGGTTCGACCTGTCAGAGGAGGAACAGGTCTTTTATCGCCGGCACCTCACCTTTGACCGCACCTACACGCTGACGTTCCTGGTGAACTGGCTGGCCGGCGCCTTCCACGGCGCTGACTGGCAGGGGCGTCGCGAACTGGTGCGGGGATGGGCGACGGGAGAGCGGCCAGCCGTCGTGCCCGGCGGGGTCGCGGCCCTGCTGTCGCGGCACAGCCCGCTGGCCACCGTGCTGAACGACTTCTACCACGATCTGCAGAGTGAGAGCAGGAAGACGCCGTACCCGCTGGAGGAGATCCGTCAGGTTGCCGGACGGCACGCCCTGCCGCTCGAGTAA
- a CDS encoding cysteine dioxygenase family protein, whose protein sequence is MTLVNQPLPTAPRLDELVAGIRIALNRRGDWQRTAQRAASALRRYLPSPEVLTGVHPGEQEDLRSQLLHVEPDGAFSIQAIVWPAGRITRIHDHVSWCVFGIIQGVLDEELFTLDSSGELLVPVGRATNATGAVNGFAPPGDIHRVANPGDHTAVTIHVYGTDLSRIGSSALRYYDLPVGP, encoded by the coding sequence ATGACGCTCGTGAATCAGCCACTGCCCACCGCGCCCCGACTGGACGAATTGGTGGCCGGAATCCGCATTGCGCTGAACCGCCGCGGCGACTGGCAGCGCACAGCCCAACGCGCCGCGAGCGCGCTGCGGCGCTACCTGCCCTCGCCCGAGGTGCTGACCGGGGTCCATCCTGGCGAGCAGGAGGACCTACGCAGCCAGCTGCTGCACGTCGAGCCGGACGGGGCCTTCTCGATCCAGGCCATCGTGTGGCCGGCGGGCCGCATCACGCGGATCCACGACCACGTGTCCTGGTGCGTATTCGGCATCATCCAGGGCGTGCTGGACGAAGAACTGTTCACGCTCGACAGCAGCGGTGAGTTGCTCGTTCCGGTGGGGCGCGCCACGAACGCGACCGGCGCGGTCAACGGCTTCGCCCCGCCCGGCGACATCCACCGGGTCGCGAACCCCGGCGATCACACCGCCGTCACGATCCACGTGTACGGCACCGACCTGTCCCGCATCGGCTCCAGCGCGCTGCGCTACTACGACCTTCCCGTCGGGCCATGA
- a CDS encoding GNAT family N-acetyltransferase — protein MAIEMGRPGVDGLRDVVRVLGEWQYDGGPVQLHPGDVGWFWRFGAERTAEALRIWSRAGEVLAVGLLDGAELLRLAFAPEVLRDEELAQQVVEDVSALERGVLPEGEVYVEATMGALVQDLLFMDGWENGEPWTPLRRDLGTPVPDPGVRVEAIGPEQAQEWAAILRASFDGSTFTDERWHAMAAGAPYVDARCLLARNEQGEAVAVVTVWSAGEGKPGLIEPMGVHQAHRRHGYGKAITVAAARALQELGSSSVDVCTPSSNVSAVATYQSAGLEQLPKRRDLYRIAS, from the coding sequence ATGGCGATCGAGATGGGCAGGCCGGGAGTCGACGGGCTCCGTGACGTGGTGCGGGTGTTGGGGGAGTGGCAGTACGACGGAGGGCCCGTGCAGTTGCATCCGGGGGATGTGGGGTGGTTCTGGCGATTCGGCGCGGAGCGGACGGCAGAGGCTTTGCGGATCTGGAGCCGGGCTGGGGAGGTTCTGGCGGTCGGGCTGCTGGATGGTGCGGAGTTGCTGCGACTGGCGTTCGCGCCGGAGGTGTTGCGGGACGAGGAGTTGGCGCAGCAGGTGGTCGAGGATGTCTCGGCGCTTGAGCGTGGTGTGCTGCCCGAGGGCGAGGTGTACGTCGAGGCGACGATGGGTGCGCTGGTCCAGGACCTGTTGTTCATGGACGGCTGGGAGAATGGCGAGCCGTGGACACCGCTTCGGCGCGACCTCGGCACGCCTGTGCCGGATCCCGGTGTACGCGTCGAGGCGATCGGGCCGGAACAGGCGCAGGAGTGGGCCGCGATCCTGCGGGCGTCGTTCGACGGGTCCACGTTCACCGACGAGCGCTGGCACGCGATGGCGGCAGGTGCGCCGTACGTCGACGCGCGGTGCCTGCTCGCTCGCAACGAGCAGGGCGAGGCGGTGGCGGTCGTGACGGTGTGGTCGGCGGGTGAAGGCAAGCCCGGGCTGATCGAGCCGATGGGCGTGCACCAGGCACACCGCCGTCACGGTTACGGCAAAGCGATCACCGTCGCCGCAGCGCGCGCACTCCAGGAATTGGGTTCGTCCAGCGTGGACGTGTGCACGCCGAGCTCCAACGTCAGCGCCGTCGCCACCTACCAGTCGGCCGGCCTCGAGCAGTTGCCCAAGAGACGGGACCTGTACCGCATCGCTTCTTGA
- a CDS encoding RNA polymerase sigma factor, producing the protein MSDVEEAITRAHHDEWARVVAALTRRFGDLDIAEEAAAEAFATAVERWPADGVPPNPGAWLTTTANRKAIDRIRRENKRDDKHKEAQMLHDNTPREPLGTIDDDRLRLIFTCCHPALAMENRVALTLRMVAGLTVPEIARAFLVQGTTMEQRITRAKAKIKAARIPYRMPSADDLPARVSGVLAVLFLIFNEGYLASGPDTDPVRHDLTTEAIRLTRLIRALMPADGEVAGVLGLMLLIEARRTARVSAGGELIPLAEQDRGAWDAELIAEGHRLVRERLAAAAAGVAPGRYQILAAINAVHTSARDIRDTDWSQVLALYDQLVRLDPSPIIALNRAIAVAELDGPEVALAIVDRLAEALAGYHAYHATRADLLRRLGQSQQSRAAYDRAIELAGNTGETAYLTRRRDQLQ; encoded by the coding sequence GTGAGCGACGTCGAGGAGGCGATCACTCGGGCCCACCACGACGAGTGGGCGCGGGTGGTGGCCGCTCTGACCAGGCGTTTCGGTGACCTCGACATCGCCGAGGAGGCGGCTGCCGAGGCGTTCGCCACCGCCGTGGAGCGATGGCCGGCCGACGGCGTACCGCCCAATCCCGGTGCGTGGCTGACCACCACCGCCAATCGCAAGGCCATCGACCGGATCCGGCGCGAGAACAAACGCGACGACAAGCACAAGGAGGCTCAGATGCTGCACGACAACACCCCACGCGAGCCGCTGGGCACCATCGATGACGACCGGCTCCGGCTGATCTTCACCTGCTGTCATCCGGCGCTGGCGATGGAGAACCGCGTGGCGCTGACGCTGCGCATGGTCGCCGGTCTGACCGTGCCCGAGATCGCCCGTGCCTTCCTGGTGCAGGGGACCACCATGGAGCAGCGCATCACCCGCGCGAAGGCCAAGATCAAGGCGGCTCGCATCCCCTATCGGATGCCGTCCGCCGACGATCTGCCGGCACGCGTCTCCGGCGTCCTGGCCGTCCTGTTCCTCATCTTCAACGAGGGCTACCTGGCCAGCGGCCCCGACACCGATCCCGTACGACACGACCTGACCACCGAGGCGATCCGGCTCACCCGCCTGATCCGTGCCCTCATGCCGGCCGACGGTGAGGTGGCCGGGGTGCTGGGGCTGATGCTGCTCATCGAGGCCCGCCGCACCGCGCGGGTCTCGGCCGGCGGCGAACTGATCCCCCTGGCCGAGCAGGACCGCGGCGCCTGGGACGCGGAACTGATCGCCGAGGGGCATCGGCTGGTGCGTGAACGCCTGGCCGCTGCCGCGGCCGGGGTGGCTCCGGGTCGCTATCAGATTCTCGCGGCGATCAACGCGGTGCACACCTCCGCCCGTGACATCCGCGACACCGACTGGTCGCAGGTCCTCGCCCTCTACGACCAGCTCGTCCGCCTCGACCCCTCGCCGATCATCGCCCTCAACCGGGCCATCGCCGTGGCCGAGCTCGACGGGCCGGAGGTGGCACTGGCCATCGTTGACCGCCTCGCCGAGGCGTTGGCCGGCTATCACGCCTACCATGCCACCCGCGCCGACCTGCTGCGCCGGCTGGGCCAAAGTCAGCAGTCACGCGCGGCCTACGACCGGGCCATCGAGCTGGCCGGCAACACCGGCGAGACCGCCTACCTCACCCGCCGCCGCGACCAACTGCAGTAG
- a CDS encoding dihydrofolate reductase family protein, which produces MNCDPADAVRIGLKAADGKNLEVLSPTIGRQLLDLGLIDEIDLHIMPVILGQGIRLYDNPGSEPINLHHIGQNDPTATINVRYRPTTTAKIPTRTGAGQLSDSS; this is translated from the coding sequence CTGAACTGCGACCCAGCCGACGCCGTGCGGATCGGACTGAAGGCGGCCGACGGCAAGAACCTCGAAGTGCTCTCGCCGACCATCGGGCGCCAGCTTCTCGACCTGGGGCTGATCGACGAGATCGACCTCCACATCATGCCGGTCATTCTCGGCCAGGGCATCCGGCTCTACGACAACCCCGGCAGCGAGCCGATCAACCTGCACCACATCGGCCAAAACGACCCCACCGCGACCATCAACGTGCGGTACCGACCCACCACAACGGCGAAGATCCCCACCCGGACCGGAGCCGGGCAACTGAGCGATAGCAGTTGA
- a CDS encoding dihydrofolate reductase family protein: MKLTTVTHVTIDGVMQGNGGASDEDRRNGFERGGWAPGAGDDETRTFITPRWEDTTVLRGDLAAAISELKAKPGAELQVHGSGILTRWLLENDLVDEMMLIVIPVILGQGARLFPETGPDLALDLVESRVDSKGVTIQVYRPAGRAVCKGLKSLTTEPRCHDTTGDDLQMRYLVSVIDDKSNPGSTDRRPAISAFNERLITEGYWVFAGGLADTDAATVIDNRGEQAVFSDGPFVESKEYLAGVWVWEAPDLDVALKLAAEASKVCDRKIEVRPFL; this comes from the coding sequence ATGAAGCTGACGACGGTGACTCACGTCACCATCGATGGAGTGATGCAGGGAAACGGCGGTGCGTCGGATGAGGACCGCAGGAACGGATTCGAGCGCGGCGGATGGGCCCCAGGGGCGGGTGATGACGAAACCAGGACGTTCATCACGCCGCGCTGGGAGGACACGACCGTTCTCCGCGGTGACCTCGCGGCGGCCATCAGTGAGCTGAAGGCCAAGCCCGGGGCTGAGCTGCAGGTGCACGGCAGTGGCATCCTGACCCGGTGGCTGCTGGAGAACGACCTGGTCGACGAGATGATGCTGATCGTGATCCCGGTGATCCTCGGCCAGGGCGCGAGACTGTTCCCGGAGACCGGTCCGGATCTTGCGCTCGACCTGGTCGAGTCGCGGGTCGACTCGAAGGGCGTGACGATCCAGGTCTACCGGCCGGCCGGGCGCGCGGTATGCAAGGGCCTGAAGTCCCTGACCACCGAACCACGCTGTCATGACACCACAGGAGATGATCTTCAGATGCGCTACCTGGTTTCCGTGATCGATGACAAGAGCAATCCCGGCAGCACGGACAGGCGGCCTGCCATCAGCGCGTTCAACGAACGACTGATCACCGAGGGCTACTGGGTTTTCGCGGGCGGACTCGCGGACACCGACGCGGCCACGGTCATCGACAACCGGGGCGAGCAGGCGGTGTTCAGCGACGGGCCTTTCGTGGAGTCGAAGGAGTACCTCGCCGGCGTCTGGGTGTGGGAGGCCCCCGATCTGGATGTGGCGCTCAAGCTCGCCGCCGAGGCGTCGAAGGTCTGCGATCGGAAGATCGAGGTGCGGCCGTTCCTGTGA
- a CDS encoding DUF6461 domain-containing protein — protein sequence MEWEIYCVTLLRGLDPADVLRRFGARTSTEMSFAELDLAVSDFTMVTGGGEGGGHVGVVATGDGCAAVEPCGWSGSDDLTLARLSAGTDVVSVLRHDYACDYFHYAADGIVVTAFDPTSPEHRSGADTDRLAGLMREFGLPLEEGSDEEWDQRYDDLSEHGLARMFAMAARLTGVTFAADLLSGPLLVGAIADLPREDLQRETP from the coding sequence GTGGAGTGGGAGATCTACTGCGTGACCTTGCTGCGCGGGCTCGACCCGGCCGACGTGCTGCGCCGGTTCGGCGCCCGCACGAGCACGGAGATGAGCTTCGCCGAGCTGGATCTGGCGGTCTCCGATTTCACGATGGTGACCGGTGGCGGTGAGGGAGGTGGCCACGTCGGAGTGGTCGCGACCGGCGATGGGTGCGCGGCGGTGGAGCCGTGCGGCTGGTCGGGGTCCGACGATCTGACGTTGGCGCGGCTGTCGGCCGGCACTGACGTGGTGTCCGTCTTACGGCATGACTACGCCTGCGACTACTTCCACTACGCCGCCGACGGCATCGTGGTCACGGCTTTCGACCCGACTTCTCCCGAGCATCGCTCCGGTGCCGACACGGACCGGCTCGCCGGCCTCATGCGCGAGTTCGGCCTGCCTCTGGAGGAGGGTTCGGACGAGGAGTGGGACCAGCGGTACGACGACCTGTCCGAGCACGGCCTCGCGCGGATGTTCGCGATGGCGGCCCGCCTCACCGGCGTGACGTTCGCCGCCGACCTGCTGAGCGGGCCACTGCTGGTGGGCGCGATCGCCGACCTGCCGCGGGAAGACCTTCAGCGCGAGACACCTTGA
- the pdxR gene encoding MocR-like pyridoxine biosynthesis transcription factor PdxR, with translation MSTSSPELFVEIDRSRPRGLRAQLERSLRDAIRAGRLRPGVRLPSSRALAADLQITRGVVIAAYHQLTAEGYLTSRQGWGTVVNAITTPDGPQRHRPPPAAVRYDFRPGAPDVGLFPHAAWARATRTTMRALPDQSLGYSDPAGLPPLRETLADYLGRVRGVSCEPDDIVVCNGFSHGLSLLARVLAERGIAVENPGHPNWREQIEWSGSSCHPIEVDDEGLRVDRLTASRAGAVLVTPAHQYPTGVVLSASRRIDLLDWARTSGAYIIEDDYDAEYRYDRQPVGALQGVAPDHVVHAGSLSKSLAPGLRLGWLVVPPALRDEVVAARARSDRFTPSIIQATVAEFIQRGDLDRHLRRTRRSYRQRRDALIAALRQQLPAYRATGISAGLHVLVRLPDGMDATHLAATAARHGILIQPLDRYRSSPAPGQHPALVMGYSRLTPHHIEEGIHHLATILSSEGVTPRPVEDDHG, from the coding sequence ATGAGTACCAGTTCGCCTGAGTTGTTCGTGGAGATCGACCGCTCCCGTCCCCGTGGCCTGCGCGCCCAGCTGGAGCGGAGCCTGCGGGATGCCATCAGGGCGGGCCGGTTGCGCCCCGGCGTTCGGCTGCCGTCGTCCCGGGCGCTCGCCGCGGACCTCCAGATCACCCGCGGTGTCGTCATCGCCGCCTATCACCAGCTCACGGCCGAGGGCTACCTGACCTCCCGACAGGGCTGGGGCACCGTCGTCAACGCGATCACCACGCCCGACGGGCCACAGCGCCACCGCCCGCCGCCCGCCGCCGTCCGTTATGACTTCCGGCCCGGAGCCCCGGACGTCGGCCTGTTCCCGCACGCGGCCTGGGCCCGCGCGACCCGTACGACGATGCGGGCCCTACCCGACCAGTCACTCGGCTACAGCGACCCGGCCGGTCTCCCGCCGCTACGCGAGACGCTGGCCGACTACCTGGGCAGGGTCCGCGGCGTGTCCTGCGAACCGGACGACATCGTGGTGTGCAACGGCTTCTCGCACGGGTTGAGCCTGCTGGCCCGGGTGCTCGCCGAGCGGGGCATCGCCGTTGAGAACCCCGGCCACCCCAACTGGCGAGAGCAGATCGAATGGTCCGGCTCCAGCTGCCACCCCATCGAGGTCGACGACGAGGGGCTGCGCGTGGACCGATTGACCGCGTCCAGGGCGGGCGCAGTGCTCGTCACACCCGCCCACCAGTACCCCACCGGTGTGGTGCTCTCGGCCAGCCGACGGATCGACCTGCTCGACTGGGCCCGCACCAGCGGCGCGTACATCATCGAAGACGACTACGACGCCGAATACCGCTACGACCGCCAACCCGTCGGCGCCCTCCAAGGGGTCGCGCCCGATCACGTCGTCCACGCCGGTAGCCTGTCCAAGAGCCTGGCCCCCGGGCTGCGGCTCGGCTGGCTGGTCGTCCCCCCGGCACTACGCGACGAGGTGGTCGCCGCCCGCGCGCGCAGTGACCGGTTCACCCCCTCGATCATCCAGGCCACCGTCGCCGAGTTCATCCAGCGCGGCGACCTCGACCGACACCTGCGGCGCACCCGTCGCAGCTACCGCCAGCGACGCGACGCGCTCATCGCGGCCCTGCGCCAACAGCTGCCCGCCTACCGTGCGACAGGCATCTCCGCGGGTCTACATGTCCTGGTCAGGCTGCCCGACGGCATGGACGCAACCCACCTCGCCGCCACCGCCGCCCGGCACGGCATCCTCATACAGCCCCTGGACCGCTACCGGTCCAGTCCTGCGCCAGGCCAACACCCGGCCCTCGTGATGGGCTACAGCAGGCTCACGCCCCATCACATCGAGGAAGGCATCCACCACCTCGCCACCATCCTGAGCTCAGAGGGCGTCACTCCTCGACCCGTTGAAGACGACCACGGGTGA
- a CDS encoding MFS transporter, giving the protein MWAILGLVLLADAIDVIDGTVTNIAAPTIARELNGGESLIKWLGPAYMLAMGVLLLIGGRLGDKFGQRRLFLIGMGGFTLASAVIGFSPDPALLIVARVAQGAFGALLIPQGMAIMTKAFSRDMLAKAFGLFGPVLGISSVGGPVLAGFIINADLFGLSWRPIFLANVILGVIGIVIAVKILPRDDDGDRSTVVDGWGSGLLAVAMLGLLYGLIEGSTNGWSAVPVVSIAVGVLFFAAFAYRQRTATHPLIVPSLLKNRGFTSGMIVGLAVFPAGTGLFFVLSLFLQEGLQASPRDASLGLVPLTLGLIAAAFAAMGGLVAKLGRRLVFIGLAVSLVGCGWVLALVDHSGTNISLWALAPALTVIGIGTGLCFATIPTVALGDASPEEAGSASGSLSSIQQLASAIGSAAVTSIFFQAATSGLAHAMKVTLIVVLAVTALSLPIVALMPRKAPSEPHQ; this is encoded by the coding sequence ATGTGGGCGATCCTGGGGCTGGTGCTGCTTGCCGACGCTATCGACGTGATCGATGGGACAGTCACGAACATCGCGGCCCCTACCATCGCCCGCGAGCTCAACGGCGGTGAGAGTCTGATCAAGTGGTTGGGACCGGCGTACATGCTTGCCATGGGTGTCCTGCTCCTGATCGGCGGACGGCTGGGTGACAAGTTCGGCCAACGCAGGCTTTTCCTGATCGGCATGGGTGGGTTCACCCTGGCCTCGGCAGTCATCGGGTTCTCACCTGACCCGGCGCTGCTCATCGTCGCCCGGGTTGCTCAGGGAGCGTTCGGGGCTCTACTCATCCCGCAAGGCATGGCGATCATGACGAAAGCGTTCAGCCGCGACATGCTCGCCAAGGCGTTCGGGCTGTTCGGCCCGGTTCTCGGTATCTCCAGTGTCGGCGGCCCGGTCTTGGCCGGATTCATCATCAACGCCGACCTGTTCGGCCTGTCCTGGCGCCCGATCTTCCTCGCAAACGTCATCCTTGGCGTTATCGGGATAGTCATAGCCGTCAAGATCCTGCCGCGTGACGACGATGGCGACCGGTCCACCGTCGTCGACGGTTGGGGCTCCGGCCTGCTTGCGGTAGCCATGCTCGGGCTGCTGTACGGCCTGATCGAGGGCTCGACCAACGGCTGGAGCGCCGTCCCTGTCGTCTCGATCGCCGTCGGCGTCCTGTTCTTCGCTGCCTTCGCCTACCGTCAGCGCACCGCAACCCACCCGCTCATCGTGCCCTCGCTCTTGAAGAACCGAGGTTTCACCTCCGGAATGATCGTGGGCCTGGCCGTCTTCCCCGCCGGCACCGGCCTGTTCTTCGTGCTGTCGCTGTTCCTGCAGGAGGGGCTGCAGGCCAGCCCGCGGGACGCCTCGCTCGGCCTGGTGCCGCTCACCCTGGGGCTCATCGCCGCCGCGTTCGCCGCCATGGGTGGCCTGGTTGCCAAGCTCGGTCGCAGGCTCGTCTTCATCGGCCTGGCCGTCTCCCTCGTCGGTTGTGGTTGGGTCCTGGCCCTCGTCGATCACTCCGGGACGAACATCAGCCTCTGGGCACTGGCCCCGGCGTTGACCGTCATCGGCATCGGTACCGGCCTCTGCTTCGCCACGATCCCCACCGTTGCTCTCGGCGACGCGAGCCCTGAGGAAGCCGGCAGCGCCAGCGGCTCGCTCAGCTCGATCCAGCAACTCGCTTCAGCGATCGGCTCGGCCGCGGTCACGTCGATCTTCTTCCAAGCCGCTACCTCCGGACTGGCCCATGCGATGAAAGTCACTCTTATCGTCGTTCTGGCCGTCACCGCCCTCAGCCTCCCGATCGTCGCCCTGATGCCCCGCAAGGCACCATCAGAACCCCACCAGTGA
- a CDS encoding FAD-dependent monooxygenase, protein MRILISGASIAGPVLAYWLTRHGWSVTVVERAPTLRKTGGHAVDLFRPAMNISEKMGVLARIQERATGTDRMTIHQEGARRPVRADLTKIFSATSDRHLEIMRDDLSEIYYDATCHDVEYVFGDSITEISPNGEVRFENAAPRRFDLVVGADGLHSNVRRLVFGEESRFSAFIGAYFGVLTLPNGAGLDGELFMHVGVGRTAGMYGARHLGDARALFLFRSEREIDYHNRDVRRQKALLRGAFDGMHPDVDRWLSELDRTPAFYFDSISQLRMDTWSRGRVTLVGDAGYSPGPAVGGSTSLAVVGAYVLAGELARAGGEHERAFPAYEHAMTEHVRGSRAVALSAAKTLIPTSRLGVSGLAQGARLLSALPAGPSRALLRLTTKSARLYNSMTLDDYPPPPAASAGRVGTR, encoded by the coding sequence ATGCGGATTCTCATCTCCGGCGCCAGCATCGCCGGTCCGGTCCTGGCGTACTGGCTCACCAGGCACGGCTGGTCCGTCACCGTCGTCGAGCGCGCGCCGACTCTGCGCAAGACCGGTGGCCACGCGGTCGACCTGTTCCGGCCCGCGATGAACATCTCGGAGAAGATGGGCGTGCTCGCGCGCATCCAGGAGCGGGCCACCGGCACGGACCGGATGACCATTCACCAGGAGGGCGCGCGCCGCCCGGTCCGGGCGGACCTCACCAAGATCTTCAGCGCCACCTCCGACCGGCACCTGGAGATCATGCGCGACGACCTGAGCGAGATCTACTACGACGCCACGTGCCACGACGTCGAGTACGTCTTCGGCGACTCGATCACCGAGATCTCGCCCAACGGCGAGGTACGGTTCGAGAACGCCGCGCCGCGCCGTTTCGACCTCGTCGTCGGCGCGGACGGGCTGCACTCCAACGTGCGCCGCCTCGTCTTCGGTGAGGAGTCCCGCTTCAGCGCCTTCATCGGGGCCTACTTCGGGGTGCTGACCCTGCCCAACGGTGCCGGCCTCGACGGCGAGCTCTTCATGCACGTCGGCGTGGGCCGCACTGCCGGCATGTACGGCGCGCGGCACCTCGGCGACGCGCGGGCGTTGTTCCTGTTCCGGAGCGAGCGCGAGATCGACTACCACAACCGCGACGTGCGCCGGCAAAAGGCGCTGCTGCGTGGTGCGTTCGACGGCATGCACCCCGACGTGGACCGCTGGCTGAGCGAGCTCGACCGCACCCCGGCGTTCTACTTCGACTCGATCAGCCAGCTCCGCATGGACACCTGGTCACGAGGGAGGGTGACGCTCGTCGGCGACGCGGGCTACTCCCCCGGCCCGGCCGTCGGCGGCAGCACCAGCCTGGCCGTCGTCGGCGCCTACGTCCTCGCCGGAGAACTGGCGCGGGCAGGCGGCGAGCACGAGCGCGCCTTCCCCGCCTACGAACACGCCATGACCGAGCACGTACGCGGCAGCCGCGCCGTCGCGCTGAGCGCGGCCAAGACCCTCATCCCCACATCCCGGCTCGGCGTCTCGGGACTGGCCCAGGGCGCCCGCCTGCTCTCCGCCCTGCCCGCGGGCCCCAGCCGCGCCCTCCTGCGCCTGACCACCAAGAGCGCGCGCCTCTACAACTCCATGACCCTCGACGACTACCCCCCGCCGCCCGCCGCATCCGCAGGCCGAGTCGGCACCCGCTGA
- a CDS encoding AAA family ATPase — protein sequence MRAVMLGGAPGVGKTTVARRLLDLVQAGQQLVQWLDVDSLWQHQPWRVDERMTTMVRANLRAVAEHATTAEVDILLIT from the coding sequence GTGCGAGCGGTGATGTTGGGCGGCGCTCCTGGCGTCGGCAAGACGACTGTGGCCAGGAGACTCCTGGACCTGGTACAGGCCGGGCAGCAACTGGTCCAGTGGCTCGACGTCGACAGCCTGTGGCAGCACCAGCCCTGGCGCGTCGATGAGCGGATGACGACCATGGTGCGGGCGAATCTGCGTGCCGTGGCCGAGCATGCTACAACGGCCGAAGTTGACATTCTCTTGATCACCTGA
- a CDS encoding TetR/AcrR family transcriptional regulator, producing the protein MSTILGMANPHDTATPPRRRRSDARRSIDAILNAARIVLGERPDATMEDIAATAGVTRQTVYAHFPSRDALIAALVEAAAAEYAALLDDADLDTAPPADALAQFLSAGWRFLGRYPLLLNASAAQIPRPHNDPHDTAPPRLERLIQRGQHTGDFDPSLPAAWLAAAILGLQHTAAAQVATGHLTTHEAEALCLESTLRLCGGQARRRGLP; encoded by the coding sequence ATGTCTACCATTCTTGGAATGGCCAACCCGCACGACACCGCCACGCCGCCACGCCGCCGCCGGTCCGACGCCCGGCGCAGCATCGACGCCATCCTCAACGCGGCCCGCATCGTGCTCGGCGAGCGGCCCGATGCGACCATGGAGGACATCGCCGCCACGGCCGGCGTCACGCGCCAGACCGTCTACGCGCACTTCCCTTCACGCGACGCCCTCATCGCCGCCCTCGTCGAGGCCGCGGCCGCCGAATACGCCGCCCTGCTCGACGACGCAGACCTCGACACCGCCCCGCCCGCCGACGCGCTGGCCCAGTTCCTCAGCGCCGGCTGGCGATTCCTCGGCCGCTATCCCCTCCTGCTGAACGCCAGCGCCGCCCAGATCCCGCGGCCCCACAACGACCCCCACGACACCGCGCCTCCGCGGCTCGAACGACTCATCCAGCGAGGCCAGCACACGGGCGACTTCGACCCCTCACTCCCCGCAGCCTGGCTCGCCGCCGCCATACTCGGGCTCCAGCACACCGCCGCAGCACAAGTCGCAACCGGGCACCTCACCACCCACGAGGCAGAGGCGCTGTGCTTGGAAAGCACGCTGCGCCTCTGCGGCGGGCAGGCACGTCGCCGAGGACTGCCCTGA
- a CDS encoding isochorismatase family protein produces MGTDEHIMYKPRWSAFFRTRLLEHLAERAVSTVVVAGCN; encoded by the coding sequence ATCGGCACGGACGAGCACATCATGTACAAACCCCGCTGGAGCGCCTTCTTCCGCACCCGGTTGCTGGAACATCTCGCCGAACGCGCGGTGAGCACGGTGGTCGTCGCCGGCTGCAACTAG